CGCCATGAACGCCACAAAATCGAGGCCTTTTGAATTAGAAATGGCGTTGTGGCATTCCATACAACTGTGCTTGTTCCGCTGGTTGTAAGTTTCCATCGTCGTATTTGCCAAGGTCGATCCAATGCCGGTGGGGAATGGCGCTCCTGCGTTTGCCGGAGACTCAGGGCTTGGCATGGTCGGCCATTGGGTCATCACAAGCATATAGTTTGCCCAGACGGTTCCCTTGATCCCCGGCAATGCCCAATAGGCACGGTTTAGCGCCATGGTTTCGGGCTGAATACCTTGCTTTCGGACCACCTGCATCGGATCCGGATCGGGGGAAGGCAAATTGTTGACGCTGATAGCCTCAGGAGGCGTCGACGGCTTCAGATCTGAAGGTGGCTGGCCAGAATTATATGAGTACGGCACGTGAGACGTCACGGCATCGGGCTCGCTGTCGTGGGGAGGCACATTGTCGATATGCTCGAACGAGCTCCAAATCCATTGCGGGCGCAGCTTGGTCTTGATGACTATATGAAAGCCTACCAAGGCAACGGCTTGCTCCTTGCAAATAACGCTTCCGGCCTGAGCTGTGGCTTCTGGGTCGAACACAAATGCTGTCGATATGTAGAACCGATCCCGGATGCCATCATCAGCTGCGGTTAGGACGCGCCAGGCAGCCTTGATTTCGATGGAACCATCTTTGAATGAGCCAGGCGCGTCAAGCGTGGGCTGTTTGCCTTTTATGTACCATTCGTTTTGGAAGATCGTATCGAATTCATCGCGATTGAAACGAACTTCGTAACGCGTGTAGGTCTTGTTTTGCGCTATCAGCGGATTGGCAAAATCGGAAAGGCTCTGGGCGGCTTGATTGAAATCGGCGAAATGTGAAAACGCACTAAGCGTCTTTTTGTCGTTGCTGACAGCCCCGCCGCAAGGGTTGCTGCCGTCGAAACTATTCCATTCAGCGGGCTTCGCCGCACCGGGAGCAAAGACCTCATAGCGCGCCTTGAATGTTTCCCAGACCCGTGGGCCAGGATCAGCAAGCGTCTTGGCGGTATCAGGCTCGCCGCGATGCGATACGTCGGTCAATGCCGGCCAGTTCAACGCGATAAAGGCGCGCCAACTGAAATTATCGAACCGCGGAAACGGGCTTCCTGAACCGTCCGCTACATCGTCAATGCGTATGGGCGAGACCTTAGGGTCCACGTCATCGGCAGCAAGGCACCGGAACGAAGTCAGTGCAATCGCTATGACTATACTTAATCCAACGGTGCTGCGGCGCAAATCTATCTCCCCCGTTACCGAAGTTTTAAAAGATGGCGCTGGAGGTACACGTGATCCAGCGACCTTTCTAACATGTCACTAAGTTTGCCACTCCTCGTTCAAGTGAGCTACCGTCGGACGCTCTTCGGTACCCACCAAGGGAATGGCCAGGGAACCGGCAAGCCTTCTCCACTCATCGAGGCTTTGGTCGGCACACTGGCGCCTTCGATCTTGGCCTCTATCTCGTTCGTCGAACTATGAACCCGGACACCAACTACCCACGCGGGAACGGGGAACGCCTTGGCGACACCAATGGTGGTAATGACTTCGAGCACCAAGCCCATCGGCTGGCTCGCCACAAGATCGAGATCAAGAATACCGTCCATTGGGGGAGTTATGTATATCCATGGCGCGAGATCGGGATGCGTCCATCCAGTCATAGGAACCGATCCTCTGGCCGATACTGCAATGGCTGGCGGATTATCGGGAATTGCGATTAAGCTTTCAATGTGTACGTCCTCGACAGAGTAGACACGCGACTGCATAGATTCCTCCCCATCAAAAGCACGATCTGTTCCCACTCATTGACCTAGCGTAGAACAAACTCCGTCTTTCCATTGTCTATAAAGGGCAATTGCCTGCCGCGACGAACCAGCAGCGAATGGTCGATGCCGAGGATCTTGCGGACACTCGCCAGCGCCGCCTCATTCACGTCGATGTAGGCGACGATGTACCATTCGCCGTTTTCTTCGCGCGCCATGCCCATCGGCTCGGCCCGCCATTTGAGCGCGCCGTGGTGGGGCATGAAGTAGGTTTCCTGGATGCCGCCGACAGCGCCGAGACCCTCGTCGAGCGCGTATTCCATCACCGCGCAGCAGAGCTGCGTCAGCGTGCCCCGCAGCCCGGTCGAGCGTTTGTCGGGCACGACAAAAGTGCGTGTCCATTCGGCCCAATCGGGACGCCTGGGCACGCCTGATTTTTCGCACATGTGAGAAAAGATCTCCGAGACCATGTGCGGCTCGCTCGTTGGGATCAACCGAGCCGAGGTCACCACGCGACCGTCTTCGATACCCAGCAGATAGGTTGCCGCTTCCGTATCGAACTGGTCCAGCTCGCGACCATCCGGGCTCGCAGGGCGCCAATGTTTCTGGTGCACGAAAAAGTCGTGCCGCCGGCGCAAAAACTCATCGAATTCGTTTTCGTAGAGATGCTTGTTATGCGCGTTGACGACATGGGCAGCTATCATTGCGCGATCCCCCGATCGTTCTTCGGGGGAATAGTTGCAGTCTCGCTAAAGTACGTCACCTGTCCGATCGGACAGTTGACACGTTCAGGGATGGATCAGACGCCTGCGCACTGCTTCGACAACGGCTTGCGTGGTCGAAGCGACGCCAAAAGCCTCACGAGCCCGCGTAGCGTGCCATCCGTCGCATCAATCCGGCTGAGCGCGCCAATGCCGTTTGTCGATCCCGCTGGCATCTTGATCATTGGCGCCCGCGAGAAGCCCGATCGGGGCAATCCCGGCGCTTCGGTGGATTCGGACGGTTCGCGCTACGAGCTGAACCTGCAGAAAGAAGCAACAAAGCCGTTCCATGGCGACATCGAGCAACCCTTCTGGACAAGAGATTTCCTCGGGTCCGCAAGAATGCAGGCAGTATTCATACAACGCCCGACTTATGGGCAGCGAACTCCTGCTCCATGGCTTGATTGCTACGCGTTGATTTGCCTCGCGAGCAATGAATTCTGCACAATCCTAACGTCCCTAGAATTTTGAGAGCGCGTACTGCAAGGCAGCGTCAACATTGACCAGACCCGCTCCCGTTGCCAAATCGGTACCTGGTCCGGCCGTGCTGTTGAAGCGCTGGGGAAAACTGCGCCCGACGACGACATCGACTGCGGTCTCCGTCAGCGCTTCAATCACTTGAGCGGGGACCATCGCGGGCTTGGCGCCGAGCAGCACCGCTGCGGCGCCCGCCAACTGAGGGGCGGCCGCCGACGTACCAGAGAACAATGCCCATCCGTCATCGGCCAAAGTTCCGTCAGTAGAAGGGTCGTCATCGTTGGGCGCGGCTTCGTCAAGATCGATTGCACAGCCCGGCGGGATGGGCAACATTAGATATTGGGCCCGCGGCTGCATGCCTACCAAACCACACACTGTCGGCACGATGTGTTGGTCAAACCAGCTGCTCTGGTAGCCACTTGCATAGTCAGAAGCACGCAAATTGCCGTTCTTGTCCATGTTGACGCCTCCCGCAGCCAGCACACCTTGCACCTGAGGCTCCACCGAAAACTGGCCGTTGCCTGCCGAGAAAACCACCAGAGTATTATGCTCAATCGCGTCCTGAATTTCGGCTGCCAACGCCATGTCAGCCTCGTCGGGAAGTCCAGAGGGCGGATATGTGCCGTCTCCTCCCCAAGAGCACGTTATAATCCTTGCGCCTATTTCTTTCGCCTTCAAGAATCCTGCTACAGCGCCTACCAGATCACCGCTGTCATTACTTGCTCGTATCGGCTGAAGATCGCATTCTGGTGCCAATGCAAAGATGTTTGCAGACTCGCCAGTACCGTGACCCTGGGGGTCCTTGCTGCGGTTTGCGCCTTCCACTACGGCTACGGGCGTTCTGATTTTGTAGCCGTTGGCCGTAAAGAAGGGGTGCCGATACCATCCTGAGTCCGGCATCGCGACCAGAACATCCTTGCCCTTAAATCCCTTGTTGTGAGCGGCGATCGCGTTCAGCGTGAGAGCGACGTCACTCGGAACGCGCAGGTGGTACTTGGGCGAGTTCGGAGGGATCGGAGAGGGAAAAACGGCATGATAGATCCGCGGTTTTTCAAGGACGATGCCATCGATCTTCAGGCTCTTCGACTTCACCATCCCAACGCCTAGGGCCATTGGTTGCTTGTCACCGACAATATCAAGATGCGTGACGTACTGACTGTAGCCGCCGGCAGAATAAACGAACCGCTCCTTTGCATGCAGCTTGGCACCCGTGATGCTTTCGTAAGCGCCGCCAGGTGCGGCAACCGAAAACCCGAGCAGACTTTCAGAAATGATTGAAAACCCACCCTTCTCAAGTTCGCGGCGCACGGTATCGCGATCGTCCTTGGTAGCGCGATAGGCTTGGGAAGTGCTTTTGAGTTTTTTGTGATCCTCCTTGAATACCGATTCTTTTCCTCGCACGGACACATAGCCCATCACCATTCCTGGGATCGGGTTGTCAGATACGGTTTCGATCGGGAGGCCAAAGCGAGTCATCGTGCTCTCCAAATGTCTCAGCTATGATAAGAACGCGGCTTAAAGAATGTAACGCTTTCGACGTGGCTGCGCAGCTCCAAGGGTAGAGCCAAGGTGCCAGTAGGCGCGATTTCATTCAGTGAAATGGAAAACGCTTGCTCGATTTTCGATTGGGTTCCTGCGAGCAACGCGCCAACCTTCATTGGAGTCACCGAAAGTCCGTGCTGCTCAAACCACCGATGAGCAACCTGAGTGTCCGCGAGTGGAGTAAACTTCACGAAAAGTTCGATGTTTTGGTCCGTCATTATTTTGGATGATCTACGTTGTATTTCGATGAGAAGCATATCGTAATAAGATCACTGTGGGAAGCCGACTTACAAAAAAGTGCCGATCCATCCGAGTAGACACTACAGAACGGTCTTGTTGTTCCTGACCGTCAAAAGCCATGGCCGCAATCTTGGAGTGATGGCAAACGTTTGGCATGACGCAGATCAGGTTCCGTTACATGATAGGCCTGAGCGACTCATCCAGAATGGATGACCCCTCCAGCGCCGTTCCATCCGGTAGATCGCACGCCTCTTTAGCAACGCTTTCTGGAACGCCGCCGCGCGCTGCCTGGCATACACCCGCAGGGCCGTGTCTGCGCCATCGTCTGCACATGTGGCGATGGCTTGTGCGACTGCCACCCCATCCGCAACAGCGCGTTCGATTCCCGTACCAGAAACGGGGTCAAGGGATAGAGCGGCGTCTCCTACGGGAATCCACCGCCCTCGCCACAGCAAGGTGCGCGCAGATGTTCTTGCGCTCGAAACCTTTATGACAGTGTCACAATCCCATGGGGCTCGTGCCCTGATGAATTTTGTCATCGAAAGTTGCTCACGCACGAATTGGTCACGGCGAACGCCAGACACCAGACTGGCGTCCGTGAACAGGCAGACAATTTGGCAATCGAGGCTAGTCTGGCAGGCATACCACCACCCAACGGAACAGGATTCCACGAGTGCTCCTTCGTTTTGGAGATTGGCACAATTTGCCTCGAAGGAAAGACAAACCTGATCGTCGAAAAAGAGCCGTGCAACGTCTGTGTAGACAATCGACTTGGTTCTTGGTCCGACCGCCTCGACAACGAAATCGGCATCAAGCTCGAATTCCTCGTCCCCGCATACTCCGCTTAGACGCCACCGATGCCCGTCCCATCCACAAGCAGATGCTCTGTAGCCCTCCAGCACGTCCACGCCGATCGATTTCGCTGCATCAAGCAGGACGCGCTCAAACGCGGACCGGATCAGAACAATAGCTGGTCCAGCCGACCAGAACTTGTACGAATGTCCTGCCAGCTCCGGCGTCCCCCAGCACGAATGGAAATGGGACAGCGGGTATGCAGCCTCTGAAGGCAGGGCGATGCCGAACGTGCTGGAGATATATTGAACAAGCTTCGGCCCGCACACTTCCCCTGCCCGCCACACTGCTGGACGCTCGCTGTTCAGCAGTGTCACGGCAAATCCAAGGCGACCCAGGGCAAGTGCACAAGAGCATCCTGCCGGTCCGGCCCCGACGATCACGATACGGCCGCCTCTGTTCATGGCGTATTTGGCATCGCGGGATCTCTCTCGGCTTCCAGAAACACCTCGTTTGCACCGTCCTGCACTATGAAGCCTAGCCGGGGAAATCGCTCTACCAGCAAACTGTGCTTACTGGCCCCGCGGACCCAGTTTTTGTAATTATCGTGATCCTGGAAAGCGGTATCTGGCCTCTGGCTTGGCCACCAGTTGGTATTGCATTTGAGAAAATCCGCCTGCCAGGGCTGGGCCATCAGGGCCGTCAGATCACCGGCTGCCACCGTCGATTGGTCGATGCGGAAGTCAAAGGGGGAAGTGTACAGCGTGGTATCGAGGACTATGATTCCGGCTTCGATGCCTGGGCAGAAACCCTGTCCGACCGCCCCCTCGAGTGCGGCTCTTGTCAATCCGTTCGCGGTTGGCGTTGGACCATGTGAGGTTGGCGTATCGTCAAAATTCCCTGCTACCCACGCCGCGAGATTCGATTCCTGCGCTTGCCTGATTTCAAACTTTGGCCCTGCCGGATCGGTATGACCTTCAAGCAGTTTCTCTGCTTTCAGGATCAGCGCTTGCACCGTGGCACGTAGTGGCTGATCCGAGATGGACCTGCTTCGCAGCTTCGGATCTTCAAACGACGGGTCCTGCCACGTCGCTTCATCCTGCACCCAGCGATAACGGCGTGCTCGCTGGATCAACGGCAGGATGTCGAGATCAAATGATGGGACCGCAGCCGGAGGCGCCAGTCCCAGCTGGTCGATCCCGACTTGCCGGATGACATCATAGAGCGTGACGATCCCGCCAATGCCCGGAGCGTAGTCCGGAGGCGCCACGACGACCCAAGCGCCGCCCTCGGCATATACGGGAGCGTCGCCGGCACCGATGCTGATTTTCGCCGTAACCGGTCCGTCAGAAACATCGTCATACCATTTGGGATTTCGATAGTAGCTGCCTCCGATCGGGGTGCCAGGCGGTGCGCCCGATATTCCATTCCCCCCAAGCACAATGAGCATGCCGTTGGCGTCAGTGCGAAGACTGCCAAGCTCGACCGGGACTTCAAATGCGGAACCGTTGGCGGTTGTCTTGAACATCCCATCCAGTGTCGGGCCGATCGCACTGGCGCCCGCGACGGACTTCGTGCCTCCCTTGATGTGCATTCCCGCTGCTGCTGCGTCGAGAGCGGGCCGCGTGGACTTGATCGGCGGGTTGGGCGGTCGAACAATTGCAGACTTTTTATTCTCAAGGGTCACGGACCATTCCACCGTCGCTGACGGAGGCAGATTTGCCGGCGTCCAGGTAACCCCGTCCTCCGATTCGAACAGGTGAAACCGCGCACCTTGTTTGCGCAGTCTCGTCTTTCCGGCATTCTTGAATCTTGTCACAGGGGCGCCGGTTGCAGCCTCTGTCGGCCCGCCGCCGGGGATCTCTGGCCCCAGGAAAAAATCCTGGTCCTCGCCCAGCCGGGCAATACCGATCGCAGGAAAGATCTTGTACCGGGGCATCCGTTGGTCCTCTCCCAATTTAGGATTCAAGCAGTCGGAATGGGTTGATTTTCGAACAGCTGCCGACGCAGCTTGTCCATGTTTCGGAGATTGGCGACCTCGATGCGGTAGTCGGGATCTTTTCCGAACTCCGCACTGTTCTGAATCTCGATATAGAGCGGTTCGAGTTTGTCGAGCAGATCGATTTGGCGTGCGGGCAGACCGGCCGGATCCACCACAATCAGGTCTGCGGGGTCCAGGTCAAACGGCGGGCCGGCAACCTGTGCGCCCCCGTCCTCAAGTGGAAGGTTGGCCAGTATAGCCGATACAGCCTCGACAATCTTGCGCATGCCGCGCATTGCGAGGTCAGCGATTTCCTTTCGCAAGCCAGGGTCCTGCGACGTTCCGCGCGGAGTTCTGATGGCGTGCTGAATGGTCAGCACGATCAGTGTGTACTGCAGGCTAAAAACCTGACCCCAAAGCTTGGTGAATGATGACGTGATCAAGGTAGGTCGCTCTGCGCCATGACCCGTGCCCAGGTCGGGCGAGGTTGCTATGCTCTTCGTTCTCACCTTTCCGGCCTCAAACGCATCGAACATTTCGATGAACTCGTGAAAATGCGAGTCCTCGTTTCCTTCAAACCCTTCCCCCTGTTCCGCAATCAGTCTGATGGCTGCGACCGCCTCCTGCCTGCTGCGCGCCGGCTCGATAAGCAGGGACGGCCAATCCGCGGCACCATCCCATTCCTCCTTGTCGGCCTGGTAAGCAGCAATATCGGCGGGCGTTGAAAGGTCGGCATCCGTCAGGTGTGGGTATTTGCCCAGTTCGGGCGCAAGGGCTACAAGATTGAGAAAGCGGACGGCGTCTTTTTCATCCATGAACAACCATTCGAGCACCGTATAGATCGCGCCAACGCGATGTGGCTCGATACCCGAGTCCTGCTTGGCGAGCGCAACGAGCTTTTTCACTTGATCTGCAAGCTGAGCAGGCGGCTCCGCTGGCATTTCTGCAGCAACATATTTGGCGAGGACCGTGCGGGTGAGTGGTTCCAGTATGAACGGGATCGGATTTTTGTCGCTGTTCGCGCGATAGACATCGCGCTGAACGTAGACGGCGTCGGGCCCGCCTAGCAGTACCAGAAGGTTCTGCACCGTTGCAAAATGGCCCATTTCCTGGATGGCGATGTTCAAGATTTTCCGCTGGTAGTTCTCCTCTCCGCTGCTACCAACGACGATCGAATTGGCCGTATAAAGATATTGCACCATAAGGGCGTGCTCCACCTCAGCGGCCACCCTCAAGAGATCGATTGCGTACTCCTTGGCAGTCTCGGCTCCCTCTGCAATTGGGACGCCGATCTCCGCTAAAATGGCGAGCTGCCTTTGGTGCGAAGCAAAGGCCTTGGATGTACCGGCGTCACGCAGGTCCAGGCTGGGAATTTCAAGCTCAGCACCTATCGGCTTGTGCCATCTGATCACGCGAGGCCGGATGTCGGTGATATTCAAACGATTCCTCCGACGATAAAGATCTTCGGCGAGAAAAACATCTCGCCCATGACATCCAAACTTCCGATTACGAAATGGTATTCTAGATGTGAACTTATTTGACTCTGCGCCAATATCGCGATTAAAAGCCCGGACTGTCCCGCCCAGATGCCATCCGACCTTGCGTAAGTTCCGCTCGACTATTGCTTGTTGGCGCAGGCTTTGTCTGGATTAGGCTTCCATTCCGCGGCCTTGAGCAGATCTCCCTGCTGGCACGGATCGGCATCGCTGGAAACCGTTCCGGTTACCGTCCCATATGTCCCCACCACTGGTTTCGGGGCGGCGTGGGTTATATTATAGAGCTTGTCGGCGTCTTTCAGCACAATGCAGCCGGCTTCGACACCAGCTTCAGCACATCCTGACGCTGTGACTTGCTGGGCATATGCGCCAGTCATTTGGCCGAATAGTACAACTGCAGAGGTGATCATTAGCGCGTATCTCATTATTTCCTCCCAATTTAATCGTTGTTATGCAGAGGCGTATCGCTTGTTGTTTCGGCTTTCGAAGAACGGCAATTGCCTGCCGCGACGAACCAGCAGCGAATGGTCGATGCCGAGGATCTTGCGGACACTCGCCAGCGCCGCCTCATTCACGTCGATGTAGGCGACGATGTACCATTCGCCGTTTTCTTCGCGCGCCATGCCCATCGGCTCGGCCCGCCATTTGAGCGCGCCGTGGTGGGGCATGAAGTAGGTTTCCTGGATGCCGCCGACAGCGCCGAGACCCTCGTCGAGCGCGTATTCCATCACCGCGCAGCAGAGCTGCGTCAGCGTGCCCCGCAGCCCGGTCGAGCGTTTGTCGGGCACGACAAAAGTGCGTGTCCATTCGGCCCAATCGGGACGCCTGGGCACGCCTGATTTTTCGCACATGTGAGAAAAGATCTCCGAGACCATGTGCGGCTCGCTCGTTGGGATCAACCGAGCCGAGGTCACCACGCGACCGTCTTCGATACCCAGCAGATAGGTTGCCGCTTCCGTATCGAACTGGTCCAGCTCGCGACCATCCGGGCTCGCAGGGCGCCAATGTTTCTGGTGCACGAAAAAGTCGTGCCGCCGGCGCAAAAACTCATCGAATTCGTTTTCGTAGAGATGCTTGTTATGCGCGTTGACGACATGGGCAGCTATCATTGCGCGATCCCCCGATCGTTCTTCGGGGGAATAGTTGCAGTCTCGCTAAAGTACGTCACCTGTCCGATCGGACAGTTGACACGTTCAGGGATGGATCAGACGCCTGCGCACTGCTTCGACAACGGCTTGCGTGGTCGAAGCGACGCCAAAAGCCTCACGAGCCCGCGTAGCGTGCCATTTGACAGTGCGCTCCGTCACGCCGAGAATCTGGGATGTTTCCGACGAAGTCTTGCCCGCCGCAGCCCACAAAAGCACTTCCTTTTCGCGATCCGTCAGCGGACCTTCATCACCGTCGTCATTTGACAGAGCCTGGATCGACATGCCGGCATATACCGCCATCGTCACCAGTTGCACCTGCTGTCGCGGAGAGAGCGTGCAGGACTTGGCAGAGGAGGCGAATGACAAGACAGACTGCCAATGGTGGACGCTGAGCATTGGCACGGCAAAACCGCTCAGGATGCCGAACTCTGTCGCTTCGCCCGCAACGCGTCGCGAACCTTCCGTATCGGACCATTTTGCCGGGACGTCGGCCCAAAGGAACGGCTTCAGGGTTTTCGCCGAGTATATGCAGACGCCGTCGACGGCGGCATGCTCGGCCTCGACATAACGTTCGAACCAGCCTGCAGGCCAGCCATTCAGTTCAACCATCGGCGCCAGCTTTTGTCCTCCAAGTGGCACACCGCTCAGGATAAGATGTTCGAAGCCGAGATTTCTGACCGTTTCAAGAAGATCACTTAGCACCGGCCCCGTTGCCGTGTGCTTCCTGCAGCGTTCGACAAAATCAAACACGTCTGAATCAATCATGTCAGTGACCCCGCCCACACACGCTGAAACAAGTATATCGGAAAATTAGGGACTTGGAATGTATCCTGATAAGCCAGCGCTGGCTCGACAGCGGGCCGGGGCAAGCCTTGCTTCGATGTGGTGAGTTCCTGCCAGCCCTGAAAAATCTAGATGAGACGGCGGCCACAATTTCCCCGGTTGAGCGTTTAGGACGCTTGCTGAAACTGCAGAGCAGTTCTTGGTGCACCCCGCGATCCATCATTGGCTCGTGACGGACACGAGGCCACAACCGTTTCAATGTCACCATTCTTGTGCGCTGCGACCTCGAAAAACAGGTGCGAAATCGCGATCCCAATCCAAGCGTCAGTGACCCTTCCCCGCGTCCTCGATGCTCGCGTTGTAGAAGCCCTCCTTAGATCCCACCGCCAACAAGGTGGAAAACCGGTGCCTGGTCAATCTCGCAGCAATGATACCAGACCTGCTTGAGCCGGATAAGCACATAGAAATGCTCGGCGTCGCAGCAGACGCGCGGTAGTTACCAAAAAGGCTGCAGTGAGGCCGCAACCAGCTAGCTCCGAAATGATGGTCCCTGTCCGCCTCTGTCCTAAATGTCTCGCCAGCCTGCTCCCTGTCCCAAGGCTAAATCTACCTTTGAAAGCCCCAGTTGGCAGTCAATATCGAATCGTCCTAGGCACGCTCTGTGAGCGACAATCACCTTATTTGAGTTGGACATGTCGGATTCATTCATTCGTGAGGAACTGTATGACTTGGTCTGGTCAGAGCCAGTACGGAGCCTTGCGGAGAAGCGCGGAATTTCGGACGTGGCGTTTGCAAGGTCTGTCGCAAGCACGACATCCCGCTACCGCCGCGCGGACATTGGGCGAAACTTCAGGCCGGGAAGAAGACTTTCAGGCAACCACTGCCCCGCCGCGGCATTGGAATGCCACAAATCATCCGACTCGGTGCCGACCGCTGGTCGCAATATCCCACGCCGCGAAACCTGGCTGCTTTGGACCTTCCCCTGCCGCCAACCTTCGAAGAGCCGGTCGCCGATGTTTCCCAACGCGTTCGCTCCCTAGTTGGAAGAGTCGGAATCCCCAAGACCTTTGCAAAGGCCCATCGGATCATCGGACGGCTTCTGCAAGAGGACGATGTCCGACGGCAAAAATACCACGCGTCGAGTTACCGCTCGATTTTTGACGCGCCGCTCTTTGACTCTCCGTTTGAACGAAGGCGATTGCGCATTCTCAATGCGCTTCTCGTCGCCTTGGAGCGTTGTGGCGCACGACCATCCGGCCCAGGCAAAGATCCGAGCGGTTTCAGTGTTCGCATCGGAGACCAGGACCTCTCGCTCATGGTCGATCGGCCTGGGCAGGATCGTCACGGCTGGAGAAATTCCGCTGATCTCACCCGTCCTGCATCGGACAAGATGCGGGCGGTAATCTCGACCGGCTACAAGCTCGAAGGGATGAAACTCTCATGGGAGGATGCAGACGGCGATCCAATTGAAAACCACCTCGACGACATTGTCACGACTACTATCGTCGGAGCCGAACTTCACTATCGCAGGCGCGAAACTGCACACCACGAATGGCTGGTGAGTCGCAAAGCACAATTGATCGAAGAAGCCCGCAAACGTATCGAGGAAGATGAGCGCAAGGAACGCGAGCGGCGAATAAGGGCAGAGCAAGCACGGTTAGATCGCCTTCTTGGCGAGGCAGCCGCCTTCAGGCAAGCCAATGATATCCGGGGCTATGTTCAATCCGCACGCGAGGCCAATACCACTTCCTGCAAGCCCGCGTCCGACACCGATCTGGAGACCTGGGCCTTGTGGGCTCTGGCCCAGGCCGACAGAATTGACCCAGTGTTGTCGAAACGTTTTTTGGAAGACGATCCAGAAACGCCAGGTACTGGTCGGGAGCAACGCTCAGCTGCTGGACATCAGCGATCAACATAGGTTCAATTTGCGCGCTAAGTTCGCTGTCGGGCGGAGCAATTCAAAAGAGGCATCAATGTCCCGTTCTATCGCACGCTGGACAATGACAATATTCGGGAGAATGATGCGTTTCGAAAATCATGCACATTGGATATCGTTGAAGCTTGGTCGAACGCGAGGAAATCATGCGTGTTTGTGCAGTAGCTGTAATTCTTTTGTCTC
This region of Mesorhizobium sp. C432A genomic DNA includes:
- a CDS encoding ferritin-like domain-containing protein, which produces MNITDIRPRVIRWHKPIGAELEIPSLDLRDAGTSKAFASHQRQLAILAEIGVPIAEGAETAKEYAIDLLRVAAEVEHALMVQYLYTANSIVVGSSGEENYQRKILNIAIQEMGHFATVQNLLVLLGGPDAVYVQRDVYRANSDKNPIPFILEPLTRTVLAKYVAAEMPAEPPAQLADQVKKLVALAKQDSGIEPHRVGAIYTVLEWLFMDEKDAVRFLNLVALAPELGKYPHLTDADLSTPADIAAYQADKEEWDGAADWPSLLIEPARSRQEAVAAIRLIAEQGEGFEGNEDSHFHEFIEMFDAFEAGKVRTKSIATSPDLGTGHGAERPTLITSSFTKLWGQVFSLQYTLIVLTIQHAIRTPRGTSQDPGLRKEIADLAMRGMRKIVEAVSAILANLPLEDGGAQVAGPPFDLDPADLIVVDPAGLPARQIDLLDKLEPLYIEIQNSAEFGKDPDYRIEVANLRNMDKLRRQLFENQPIPTA
- a CDS encoding LodA/GoxA family CTQ-dependent oxidase; amino-acid sequence: MPRYKIFPAIGIARLGEDQDFFLGPEIPGGGPTEAATGAPVTRFKNAGKTRLRKQGARFHLFESEDGVTWTPANLPPSATVEWSVTLENKKSAIVRPPNPPIKSTRPALDAAAAGMHIKGGTKSVAGASAIGPTLDGMFKTTANGSAFEVPVELGSLRTDANGMLIVLGGNGISGAPPGTPIGGSYYRNPKWYDDVSDGPVTAKISIGAGDAPVYAEGGAWVVVAPPDYAPGIGGIVTLYDVIRQVGIDQLGLAPPAAVPSFDLDILPLIQRARRYRWVQDEATWQDPSFEDPKLRSRSISDQPLRATVQALILKAEKLLEGHTDPAGPKFEIRQAQESNLAAWVAGNFDDTPTSHGPTPTANGLTRAALEGAVGQGFCPGIEAGIIVLDTTLYTSPFDFRIDQSTVAAGDLTALMAQPWQADFLKCNTNWWPSQRPDTAFQDHDNYKNWVRGASKHSLLVERFPRLGFIVQDGANEVFLEAERDPAMPNTP
- a CDS encoding S8 family serine peptidase — encoded protein: MTRFGLPIETVSDNPIPGMVMGYVSVRGKESVFKEDHKKLKSTSQAYRATKDDRDTVRRELEKGGFSIISESLLGFSVAAPGGAYESITGAKLHAKERFVYSAGGYSQYVTHLDIVGDKQPMALGVGMVKSKSLKIDGIVLEKPRIYHAVFPSPIPPNSPKYHLRVPSDVALTLNAIAAHNKGFKGKDVLVAMPDSGWYRHPFFTANGYKIRTPVAVVEGANRSKDPQGHGTGESANIFALAPECDLQPIRASNDSGDLVGAVAGFLKAKEIGARIITCSWGGDGTYPPSGLPDEADMALAAEIQDAIEHNTLVVFSAGNGQFSVEPQVQGVLAAGGVNMDKNGNLRASDYASGYQSSWFDQHIVPTVCGLVGMQPRAQYLMLPIPPGCAIDLDEAAPNDDDPSTDGTLADDGWALFSGTSAAAPQLAGAAAVLLGAKPAMVPAQVIEALTETAVDVVVGRSFPQRFNSTAGPGTDLATGAGLVNVDAALQYALSKF
- a CDS encoding FAD-dependent monooxygenase, coding for MNRGGRIVIVGAGPAGCSCALALGRLGFAVTLLNSERPAVWRAGEVCGPKLVQYISSTFGIALPSEAAYPLSHFHSCWGTPELAGHSYKFWSAGPAIVLIRSAFERVLLDAAKSIGVDVLEGYRASACGWDGHRWRLSGVCGDEEFELDADFVVEAVGPRTKSIVYTDVARLFFDDQVCLSFEANCANLQNEGALVESCSVGWWYACQTSLDCQIVCLFTDASLVSGVRRDQFVREQLSMTKFIRARAPWDCDTVIKVSSARTSARTLLWRGRWIPVGDAALSLDPVSGTGIERAVADGVAVAQAIATCADDGADTALRVYARQRAAAFQKALLKRRAIYRMERRWRGHPFWMSRSGLSCNGT
- a CDS encoding LuxR family transcriptional regulator, which gives rise to MIDSDVFDFVERCRKHTATGPVLSDLLETVRNLGFEHLILSGVPLGGQKLAPMVELNGWPAGWFERYVEAEHAAVDGVCIYSAKTLKPFLWADVPAKWSDTEGSRRVAGEATEFGILSGFAVPMLSVHHWQSVLSFASSAKSCTLSPRQQVQLVTMAVYAGMSIQALSNDDGDEGPLTDREKEVLLWAAAGKTSSETSQILGVTERTVKWHATRAREAFGVASTTQAVVEAVRRRLIHP
- a CDS encoding acyl-homoserine-lactone synthase, translating into MIAAHVVNAHNKHLYENEFDEFLRRRHDFFVHQKHWRPASPDGRELDQFDTEAATYLLGIEDGRVVTSARLIPTSEPHMVSEIFSHMCEKSGVPRRPDWAEWTRTFVVPDKRSTGLRGTLTQLCCAVMEYALDEGLGAVGGIQETYFMPHHGALKWRAEPMGMAREENGEWYIVAYIDVNEAALASVRKILGIDHSLLVRRGRQLPFIDNGKTEFVLR
- a CDS encoding acyl-homoserine-lactone synthase; translated protein: MIAAHVVNAHNKHLYENEFDEFLRRRHDFFVHQKHWRPASPDGRELDQFDTEAATYLLGIEDGRVVTSARLIPTSEPHMVSEIFSHMCEKSGVPRRPDWAEWTRTFVVPDKRSTGLRGTLTQLCCAVMEYALDEGLGAVGGIQETYFMPHHGALKWRAEPMGMAREENGEWYIVAYIDVNEAALASVRKILGIDHSLLVRRGRQLPFFESRNNKRYASA